One window of Acipenser ruthenus chromosome 52, fAciRut3.2 maternal haplotype, whole genome shotgun sequence genomic DNA carries:
- the LOC131723033 gene encoding E3 ubiquitin-protein ligase TRIM47-like has protein sequence MASNLWSEEHLNCPVCKELLKDPVTIPCGHSYCMGCIKNCWDQTDHTAVYSCPQCRKTFTPRPDLCRNTMLAEVVEKLKKTGLNPPPAQSYAGPGDVSCDVCTGRKFKAVKSCLTCLASYCETHVKPHSEVTPLTRHKLINAIGNLEQKLCPEHQKVLEVFCRTDQTCICLLCTDEDHKSHDTVSGDAERIVKQKQLGETQTEIQQRIQERLKEIEGLKQAVESLKRSACIEIKESEKIFNEVIRSIEKIHTEVIELIGANEKAAVNQAEGRMKKLEQEIAELKRRNTELKQLSETEDHIHFLQNFQSLCAPPEAGGLPSVTVNTGISFGAVRKAVSELKDHIEDFCKGELVKITKTVNKVAVYSLQAPEPRNSAAFLKYSLSRSTPQASNMRVNTVPSLFRSIAATLNPGVTNC, from the exons atggcttcaaacttgtggtcagaggaGCACTTGAACTGTCCAGTGTGTAAGGAGCTATTGAAGGATCCAgtcactattccatgtggacacagttactgtatggggtgtattaagaactgctgggatcagactgatcatacagctgtctacagctgcccccagtgcagaaagacctttaccccaaggcctgatctgtgcagaaacaccatgcttgctgaagttgtggagaaattaaagaagacaggactcaatcctcctcctgctcaaagttatgctggacctggagatgtgtcGTGTGatgtctgcactgggagaaagttcaaagctgttaaatcctgtttgacgtgcctggcctcttactgtgaaacacacgtcaagccacacagtgaggttactccattaacgaggcacaagctgatcaatgccattggaaatctggagcagaagctctgtcctgaacaccagaaggttttggaggtcttctgcagaaccgatcagacgtgtatttgcttgttgtgtACAGACGAGGatcacaagagccatgatacagtctcaggtGATGCAGAAAGGattgtgaaacag aagcagctgggagagacacagacagaaatacaacagagaatccaggagagactgaaagaaattgaggggctgaaacaggctgtggagtcactgaaa agatctgcatgcatagaaataaaggaaagtgagaagatctttaatgaggtgatccgatccattgagaagatccacactgaggttattgagctgattggagctaacgagaaagctgcagtgaatcaggctgaaggacgcatgaagaaactggagcaggagattgctgagctaaagaggagaaacactgagctgaaacagctttcagagacagaggatcacatccattttctacag aatttccagtctctctgtgcccctcctgaagctggaggcTTACCCAgtgttactgtcaatacaggcatctcttttggggctgtgaggaaagctgtatctgaacttaaagaccatattgaggacttctgcaagggggaattagtcaaaataaccaaaacag tgaataaagttgcagtttacagtctgcaggctccagaacCAAGGAACagtgctgcatttttaaaat ATTCTTTATCTAGATCCACACCTCAAGCATCAAACATGAGAGTcaacacag tccCTTCATTGTTCAGGTCCATCGCTGCCACGCTCAACCCTGGTGTTACAAACTGCTGA
- the LOC131723049 gene encoding GTPase IMAP family member 7-like, whose amino-acid sequence MRAPGSSPDLRMVLVGKIGVGKSASGITILGKKVFTSQASDTSVTNVCEKGEGEVSGRRVVVVDTPAFGTDLSLDEVTEEKCIALSAPGPHAILLVIEMGRFTGEDKRTVETILRRYGEEAERYTMVLFTNWDKLGEKKIKEFIQGASKELRELVEKCGGHYHAFNNKEESDCTQISELLEKIDRMVEGNRGSHYTSEMITGEKNEEEQRAHL is encoded by the coding sequence ATGAGAGCCCCAGGCAGTTCCCCTGATTTGAGGATGGTCCTGGTTGGGAAGATTGGAGTTGGGAAAAGTGCCTCAGGAATCACCATCCTGGGCAAAAAGGTGTTTACATCACAAGCCAGTGACACCTCAGTTACAAATGTATGTGAGAAGGGAGAAGGAGAGGTTTCCGGgagacgtgttgttgtggtcgaCACTCCAGCCTTTGGCACAGACCTCTCTCTGGATGAAGTCACTGAAGAAAAATGCATTgctctgtctgccccgggaccccacgctatTCTCCTGGTGATTGAGATGGGCCGATTCACAGGTGAAGACAAGAGAACAGTGGAGACAATCCTGAGGAGATACGGAGAGGAAGCTGAGAGATACACGATGGTCCTTTTCACCAACTGGGACAAACTAGGAGAGAAGAAAATTAAGGAGTTCATTCAGGGAGCCAGCAAGGAGCTCCGGGAGCTTGTTGAGAAGTGTGGGGGCCATTATCACGCCTTCAACAACAAGGAAGAGAGTGATTGCACCCAGATTTCTGAGCTACTGGAAAAAATAGACAGGATGGTGGAAGGTAACAGGGGAAGCCACTACACCAGTGAGATGATCACAGGTGAAAAAAATGAGGAAGAGCAAAGAGCTCATTTGTGA
- the LOC117968554 gene encoding GTPase IMAP family member 9-like, whose protein sequence is MRDNTELRIVLLGKTGVGKSAAGNTILGRREFDSKLSATSITNKCKKGTAEVSGRHIAVIDTPGLFDTELTADQIKQEIEKCISLSAPGPHALLLVLQVGQYTQREREAVKIILGERAARYMMVLFTHEDSLEDGMTIEKYIEGVKVDLQQLIDECGGRYHVFNNKDKSNTAQAIELVKEIEAMVERNCGRFYTMEMYNKAAASTSQNVEMEKGKVRKERPPHKTVQSSRDGCNLM, encoded by the exons ATGAGagacaacacag AGTTGAGGATTGTGCTGCTTGGGAAGACTGGAGTTgggaagagtgcagcaggaaacaccatcctgggaaGAAGGGAGTTTGATTCAAAACTCAGCGCCACTTCCATAACTAATAAGTGTAAGAAGGGCACGGCAGAAGTTTCTGGGAGACACATAGCTGTGATTGACACTCCCGGTCTGTTTGACACAGAGCTCACTGCTGATCAGATTAAACAGGAGATTGAGAAATGTATctctctgtctgccccgggaccccacgctttgcTGTTGGTTCTACAGGTGGGCcaatacacacagagagagagggaagcagtGAAGATTATTTTGGGTGAGCGTGCTGCCAGATACATGATGGTTCTTTTCACCCATGAAGACAGTCTGGAAGATGGCATGACAATTGAGAAATACATTGAGGGAGTCAAAGTTGATCTCCAGCAGCTTATTGATGAATGTGGGGGCAGGTATCATGTCTTTAACAATAAAGACAAGAGCAATACAGCTCAAGCTATTGAACTGGTCAAGGAAATAGAGGCGATGGTGGAACGTAATTGTGGGAGGTTTTACACCATGGAGATGTACAATAAGGCAGCTGCATCCACCAGTCAAAATGTAGAAATGGAGAAGGGAAAAGTGAGGAAGGAAAGGCCACCGCATAAGACTGTGCAGAGCTCCAGAGATGGGTGTAATTTGATGTAA